The window CCTCCTATGAGAGCAGGCCTGATAAAATGATCGGCTACGAAAAGGACGCTAAAACCGAAAATGACAATGGCGATGGCTTGGATAATCATACCCTGGGCAAGAAGAAACAGGGCAGCGGTGCAAAATACAGGGGGTGCAGCAAAGGGAATCATGGCCAAAATCCCCGTAACGCCTCCCAGGGTTACGGGATCAGGCAGGCCGACGATAGCATAGGCTATTCCTAGAAGGATGCCTTCTCCCAGGCTGACCAAGACAAGGCCGTTGACGGTGCCGCGTATGACTAAGACCAAGTGTTGAGCGTATTTTTCTCCGGGAGTACCGAGAATTTTACGAATAAAGGCGAGGAATTTTTTACCAAGGACTCTCCCGTCCCTATAGAGAAAAAAGAGGGTAAGCAGGGTAAAGGCAAGGACTTCAATCCGGTGGATGACCTGCACGCCGATCGTCTTTCCCCAACGGAACAAGAAGGCGGAGTCGATATGGGCTAAAGTCTTGGATGCCGCTTCGGGAGTTGCCAAGTTGAGATTCCAGCGCACGGTCAGCCAATTGCCGATGAAAGGGATTCGCTGAAACCAATCCGGAGCGGGTGCTCCTTCTTTCTGGGCATGGGCGATATATTGACCGAGAATGATGGCTTCTTGGCCGGCCTTGAAAACACCATAGACAAGGGGGCCGAAAAGCAAGGCTCCAACAAGAAGGGTAAAAAACAAAGAACTTACCCAAAGGGGAGTATTTCGTGGCAGTTTCATCCGGACCCAACTGTAAAAAGGCCACGTGGCTATGGCGATTAAGAAAGCCCAGGCCATGGCCACGATAAAACCACGCAAAATCCAGATGGCCAGGAGGACAAAAAGGATGGAGGCAATGACGCGGGCTGTTTTTTGGTAGGGGGTGGGAGTCATCGCTGTCATGGGCCTTTGGAAAAAAAGATTACCTGAATATCAGAGATAGTCATCAAGGTATTTTCTTTATTTTTTCGAGAGCGAAATTTTCCCTGTCCTTGGGTATAAAAATAAGGATCGTCGAAGAGGAAGCCTATTTTGGATGCTTTTTGGTTAAAAAGGTAAGGGAATCGAGATTTTTCTTAGGAGACGATGGGAGCTGGGTTAATCTCTTCTTGAAGATCAAACTGCAATGCTTCATCAATGCCGGAAATAAGGGGTGTGC is drawn from Methylacidiphilum infernorum V4 and contains these coding sequences:
- a CDS encoding AI-2E family transporter translates to MTAMTPTPYQKTARVIASILFVLLAIWILRGFIVAMAWAFLIAIATWPFYSWVRMKLPRNTPLWVSSLFFTLLVGALLFGPLVYGVFKAGQEAIILGQYIAHAQKEGAPAPDWFQRIPFIGNWLTVRWNLNLATPEAASKTLAHIDSAFLFRWGKTIGVQVIHRIEVLAFTLLTLFFLYRDGRVLGKKFLAFIRKILGTPGEKYAQHLVLVIRGTVNGLVLVSLGEGILLGIAYAIVGLPDPVTLGGVTGILAMIPFAAPPVFCTAALFLLAQGMIIQAIAIVIFGFSVLFVADHFIRPALIGGAVNLPFYWVLLGTLGGLSSFGLLGLFAGPTIIAALLVAWKDFVETP